The following proteins come from a genomic window of Polaribacter dokdonensis:
- the ilvC gene encoding ketol-acid reductoisomerase, which produces MSNYFNTLTLRQKLEQLGQCRFMDASEFEEGVTALKGKKIVIVGCGAQGLNQGLNMRESGLDIAYTLRQAAIDQKRESYTNAISNNFEVGTYEELLPTADLVINLTPDKQHTNVVKAVMPLMKKGATLSYSHGFNVVEEGMQIREDLTVIMVAPKSPGSEVREEYKRGFGVPTLIAVHPENDPEQKGWAQAKAYAVATGGHKAGVLESSFVAEVKSDLMGEQTILCGLLQTGAILSFDKMVEEGIDAGYAAKLIQYGWETVTEALKHGGITNMMDRLSNPAKVEAFRLSEELKDIMRPLFQKHMDDIMTGHFSKTMMEDWANDDVNLLKWRAATGETAFEKQQITDQEISEQEYFDHGTLLVAFVRSGVELAFEAMTESGIIDASAYYESLHETPLIANTIARMKLAEMNRVISDTAEYGCYLFDHACKPLLTDFMKTVSTNVIGKSFSDENGVDNQELIKINKIIRNHPVEIVGEQLRASMTAMKVIKS; this is translated from the coding sequence ATGTCAAATTATTTTAACACATTAACATTAAGACAAAAATTAGAGCAATTAGGTCAATGTCGTTTTATGGACGCTTCAGAATTTGAAGAAGGTGTAACTGCTTTAAAAGGAAAAAAGATTGTTATTGTGGGCTGTGGAGCACAAGGTTTAAATCAAGGTTTAAACATGAGAGAATCTGGTTTAGATATCGCTTATACCTTAAGACAAGCAGCAATTGATCAGAAAAGAGAATCGTACACAAATGCCATTTCTAACAATTTTGAAGTTGGTACATATGAAGAGTTGTTGCCAACTGCAGATTTAGTAATTAACTTAACTCCAGATAAGCAACACACAAATGTTGTAAAAGCAGTAATGCCTTTAATGAAAAAAGGAGCAACTTTATCTTATTCTCATGGTTTTAATGTTGTTGAAGAAGGCATGCAAATTCGTGAGGATTTAACAGTAATTATGGTCGCACCAAAATCTCCAGGTTCTGAAGTTAGAGAAGAATATAAAAGAGGCTTTGGAGTGCCAACATTAATTGCTGTGCATCCAGAGAATGATCCTGAACAAAAAGGTTGGGCTCAAGCAAAGGCGTATGCAGTTGCAACAGGTGGTCATAAAGCAGGAGTTTTAGAATCTTCTTTTGTGGCAGAAGTAAAGTCAGATTTAATGGGTGAGCAAACCATTTTATGTGGATTGTTACAGACAGGTGCAATTTTATCTTTTGATAAAATGGTAGAAGAAGGTATAGATGCAGGTTATGCAGCCAAGTTAATTCAATATGGTTGGGAAACTGTAACTGAAGCTTTAAAACATGGTGGAATCACAAATATGATGGATCGTTTATCCAATCCAGCAAAAGTTGAAGCCTTTAGATTATCAGAAGAATTAAAAGACATTATGCGTCCATTATTTCAAAAACATATGGATGATATTATGACTGGTCATTTCTCTAAAACAATGATGGAAGATTGGGCTAATGATGATGTAAACTTATTAAAATGGAGAGCAGCTACAGGTGAGACTGCCTTTGAAAAACAGCAAATTACAGATCAAGAAATTTCAGAACAAGAATATTTTGATCATGGAACTTTATTAGTTGCCTTTGTAAGATCAGGTGTAGAATTGGCTTTTGAAGCAATGACAGAATCAGGCATTATAGATGCATCAGCATATTATGAGTCTTTGCATGAAACTCCATTAATTGCAAATACAATTGCAAGAATGAAGTTGGCAGAAATGAATCGTGTAATTTCTGATACTGCAGAGTATGGTTGTTACTTATTTGATCATGCATGTAAACCGTTATTAACAGATTTCATGAAAACTGTATCTACAAATGTTATTGGTAAATCTTTTAGTGATGAAAATGGAGTAGATAATCAAGAGCTAATTAAAATCAATAAAATTATAAGAAATCATCCTGTAGAGATTGTTGGAGAGCAATTAAGAGCTTCTATGACAGCTATGAAGGTGATTAAATCATAA
- a CDS encoding NADP-dependent glyceraldehyde-3-phosphate dehydrogenase — translation MTQNFKNIPEEFKIDALLHQKTYLVNGELKEWKGEFTDVYSTISSTEEYKPTLLGAIPNLTENEAIEALNSAYRAYNKGQGMWPTMRVADRISCMEEFAEQMKTKRKEVVKLLMWEIGKSLTDSEKEFDRTVEYVYDTIEDYKQMDRDSAKFEKHSGVHAHIRRGPLGVVLCLGPYNYPLNETFALLIPALIMGNTTVFKPAKHGVLLLSPIMEAFQNSFPEGVVNIIYGRGRVLATPIMKTGKVDILALIGNSKSANAIQENHPYKNRLRLVLGLEAKNPGIVLPDADLDLAIDECLTGSISFNGQRCTALKILFVHEHIVDKFNKRFAEKVDALKFGNPWEKDVKLTPLPEPGKPDYIQELIDDAKEKGAKILNEKGGERTENYIFPSVLYPVSKDMRVYEEEQFGPVIPIVSFKNIQEPLDAMADSNYGQQVSVFGSDVKTLAPLIDTLVNLVCRVNLNSAAQRGPDVYPFTGRKDSAVSTLSVHDALRSFSIRTFVASKDTEYNNNILQELLDKKTSNFINTDYIL, via the coding sequence ATGACACAGAATTTTAAAAATATACCAGAAGAATTTAAAATTGATGCACTCCTACATCAAAAAACATATTTGGTAAATGGAGAGCTAAAAGAATGGAAAGGTGAATTTACTGATGTATATTCTACAATTTCATCTACAGAAGAATATAAACCTACACTATTAGGTGCAATTCCTAACTTAACAGAGAATGAGGCTATAGAAGCTTTAAATTCAGCTTACAGAGCCTATAATAAAGGGCAAGGTATGTGGCCTACAATGCGTGTTGCTGATAGAATTTCTTGCATGGAAGAATTTGCAGAGCAAATGAAAACTAAGCGTAAGGAAGTTGTAAAGCTTTTAATGTGGGAAATAGGAAAATCTCTCACAGATTCTGAAAAAGAGTTTGATAGAACAGTAGAATATGTTTATGATACTATAGAAGATTATAAGCAAATGGATAGAGATTCTGCTAAGTTCGAAAAACATAGTGGAGTTCATGCACATATTAGAAGAGGTCCATTAGGTGTTGTTTTGTGTTTGGGGCCTTATAACTATCCCTTAAATGAAACCTTTGCATTGTTAATTCCAGCATTAATTATGGGGAATACAACTGTATTTAAACCAGCAAAACATGGGGTTCTATTGTTGTCACCAATAATGGAAGCATTTCAGAATAGCTTTCCAGAAGGAGTTGTAAATATTATTTATGGTAGAGGTCGTGTTTTAGCAACACCAATCATGAAAACTGGTAAGGTTGATATATTAGCCTTAATAGGTAATAGTAAGTCAGCAAATGCAATTCAAGAGAATCATCCTTATAAAAATAGATTGCGTTTAGTTTTAGGTTTAGAGGCTAAAAATCCTGGAATTGTTTTGCCAGATGCAGATTTAGATTTAGCTATTGATGAATGTTTAACAGGTTCAATTTCCTTTAATGGGCAAAGATGTACTGCTCTTAAAATACTTTTTGTGCATGAACATATTGTAGATAAATTTAATAAGCGATTTGCAGAAAAAGTAGATGCCTTAAAATTTGGTAATCCTTGGGAAAAGGATGTAAAATTAACACCTTTGCCAGAACCAGGTAAGCCAGATTATATACAAGAATTAATAGATGATGCTAAAGAAAAAGGAGCAAAAATATTGAATGAAAAAGGAGGAGAAAGAACAGAAAATTACATTTTTCCTTCAGTATTGTATCCTGTCTCAAAAGATATGAGAGTATATGAAGAGGAGCAATTTGGTCCAGTAATTCCTATTGTTTCTTTTAAGAATATTCAAGAACCACTAGATGCTATGGCTGATTCCAACTATGGTCAGCAAGTAAGTGTTTTTGGCAGTGATGTTAAAACTTTAGCACCTTTAATAGACACTTTAGTTAATTTGGTTTGTAGGGTAAATTTAAATAGTGCAGCACAGAGAGGTCCAGATGTATATCCATTTACAGGTAGAAAAGATTCTGCAGTTAGTACATTAAGTGTACATGATGCATTAAGATCATTTTCAATAAGAACTTTTGTAGCTTCTAAAGACACAGAGTATAATAACAACATTTTACAAGAGTTACTAGATAAGAAAACATCCAATTTTATTAATACTGACTATATATTGTAG
- a CDS encoding TAT-variant-translocated molybdopterin oxidoreductase — protein MASNKKYWKSVEELKGSSIVETLSKNEFVDEIATDQFLGDKETLENSSTSRRDFLKYVGFTTAAASLAACEGPVRKSIPYVVKPNDIIAGVADWYATSMADGYDFANVLVKTREGRPIQIMPNKDANGTTTARVQAAILSLYDEKLRLKEPTKAGEEISWSDADKEIGLKLLSLQNQNKPVVLLTGTMASPSTDKIISEFTTAYPNIKHVVYDAVSEAGATEAMLAMYGKRALPNYHLEKAKTIVSIGADFLSDFHGGFEKGYVNGRKPESGQMSYHVQFESNMSLTGANADKRVVLKPSDQVFALLNLYNEVTGNRVSSKATPVDAEIKKMALELRMNGSRSVVMTGLNDKNAQLIAFAINEALSSEIFDTNNTLNIRQGNDAEVAQLISDMKSGKVAGLLTHNVDPIYSLANSTDFIEGFSKLELSVALSTENSATVDASNYALPTPHFLESWGDTQFDSVTYGLMQPTIQPLFNTRQLQDTLLMWSGNSTKYYDYLKTFAADSVLNGSSWNTALHNGFFNRASVVEEVEFVSTVSLASAASALSSSANKASGFELNLYTKTGLGDGKQANNPWLQEFPDPITRASWDNYLTMSIADAKELGFSNPVKDNGAINGDYAKISVNGKEAVVPVMIQPGQAKGSLGLALGFGKTFGLKEEMQVGVNAYPFYANSNNIQYGVTIEKVGGYHEFACTQVQKTIAGRHDILKVASLKEYKNVDPKDHHHGWNKPAYVSYDHQEVEANTIDLWDEHNRDLGHHFNLSIDLTSCTGCGACVVACHAENNVPVVGKREVRVGRDMHWLRIDRYYSSTVETREDAKELGLSRGEMYEALETEAENPEVTFQPMMCQHCNHAPCETVCPVAATTHGRQGQNQMTYNRCVGTRYCANNCPYRVRRFNWFEYANNNQFDFNMNNEYGKMVLNPDVVVRGRGVMEKCSMCIQMTQATILKAKKEGRAVNTDEFETACSSACTTGSLVFGDVNNKEDKVAALAKDKRAYNVLDYLQTKPNVIYQVKIKNTNEA, from the coding sequence ATGGCTTCAAACAAAAAATACTGGAAAAGTGTTGAGGAACTAAAAGGTAGTTCTATTGTTGAAACGTTAAGTAAAAATGAGTTTGTAGATGAGATTGCTACAGATCAGTTTTTAGGTGATAAAGAAACATTAGAAAATAGTTCTACTTCACGTAGAGATTTTTTAAAGTACGTTGGTTTTACAACAGCTGCAGCTTCTTTAGCAGCTTGTGAAGGTCCTGTTAGAAAGTCTATTCCTTATGTAGTTAAACCAAATGATATTATTGCAGGAGTTGCAGATTGGTATGCAACTTCTATGGCAGATGGTTATGACTTTGCAAATGTTTTAGTAAAAACAAGAGAGGGTCGTCCAATTCAAATCATGCCAAATAAAGATGCGAATGGTACAACCACTGCAAGAGTGCAGGCTGCAATTTTATCTTTATATGATGAGAAATTAAGATTAAAAGAACCAACGAAAGCTGGTGAAGAAATTTCTTGGTCAGATGCAGATAAAGAAATTGGTTTAAAATTATTAAGCTTACAAAATCAAAATAAACCAGTTGTATTATTAACTGGTACTATGGCTAGTCCATCAACTGATAAAATTATTTCAGAATTTACAACAGCATATCCTAACATTAAACATGTAGTTTATGATGCAGTGTCAGAAGCAGGTGCAACTGAAGCAATGTTAGCTATGTATGGTAAAAGAGCTTTACCAAACTATCATTTAGAAAAGGCAAAAACAATAGTTTCTATTGGAGCTGACTTTTTGAGTGATTTTCATGGTGGTTTTGAAAAAGGATATGTAAATGGTAGAAAACCAGAATCTGGTCAAATGTCTTACCATGTACAGTTTGAAAGTAATATGTCTTTAACTGGTGCTAATGCTGATAAGAGAGTTGTTTTAAAGCCTTCAGATCAAGTATTTGCATTATTAAATCTTTATAACGAGGTAACTGGTAATAGAGTTTCTTCTAAAGCAACTCCTGTAGATGCTGAGATAAAGAAAATGGCATTAGAATTAAGAATGAATGGTTCTAGGTCTGTTGTAATGACTGGCTTAAATGATAAAAATGCACAATTAATTGCATTCGCTATAAACGAAGCATTAAGTAGTGAGATTTTTGACACAAACAATACCCTAAATATTCGTCAAGGAAATGATGCAGAGGTAGCCCAGCTAATTTCTGACATGAAGTCAGGCAAAGTAGCAGGTTTATTAACGCACAATGTAGATCCTATATACTCGTTAGCGAATTCAACTGATTTTATAGAAGGATTTTCTAAATTAGAATTATCAGTGGCATTATCTACAGAAAATAGTGCAACAGTAGATGCTTCTAATTATGCATTACCAACACCTCATTTCTTAGAATCTTGGGGAGATACACAATTTGATAGTGTGACTTATGGTTTAATGCAACCTACTATTCAACCTTTATTTAATACACGTCAGTTGCAAGATACATTGTTAATGTGGTCTGGTAACTCAACAAAATATTATGATTATTTAAAAACTTTTGCTGCTGATTCTGTTTTGAATGGAAGTTCTTGGAATACAGCTTTACACAATGGTTTCTTTAATAGAGCCTCAGTTGTAGAAGAAGTAGAATTTGTAAGTACAGTATCTTTAGCTAGTGCAGCTTCAGCTTTGTCTTCTTCTGCAAATAAAGCAAGTGGTTTTGAATTAAATTTATATACTAAAACTGGTTTGGGTGATGGTAAACAAGCCAATAATCCTTGGTTACAAGAATTCCCTGATCCAATTACAAGAGCTTCTTGGGATAACTATTTAACCATGTCTATTGCTGATGCAAAAGAGTTAGGTTTTTCAAATCCAGTTAAAGACAATGGAGCAATTAATGGTGACTATGCTAAAATTTCCGTAAACGGAAAAGAAGCTGTAGTTCCTGTTATGATTCAACCAGGTCAAGCTAAAGGTTCTTTAGGTTTAGCTTTAGGTTTTGGTAAAACATTTGGTTTAAAAGAAGAAATGCAAGTTGGTGTTAACGCATATCCTTTTTATGCAAACAGCAACAATATCCAATATGGGGTTACAATAGAAAAAGTAGGTGGTTATCACGAGTTTGCTTGTACGCAAGTTCAGAAAACTATTGCAGGTCGTCATGACATTTTAAAAGTAGCTTCCTTAAAAGAGTATAAAAACGTAGATCCTAAAGATCATCATCATGGATGGAATAAGCCAGCTTATGTGTCTTATGATCATCAAGAGGTTGAAGCAAACACCATAGATTTATGGGATGAGCACAACAGAGATTTAGGACATCATTTTAACTTATCTATTGATTTAACTTCTTGTACAGGTTGTGGGGCATGTGTTGTAGCGTGTCATGCAGAAAACAATGTGCCAGTTGTAGGAAAAAGAGAGGTAAGAGTGGGTAGAGATATGCATTGGTTGCGTATTGATAGATATTATTCTTCAACAGTAGAAACTAGAGAAGATGCTAAAGAATTAGGGTTAAGTAGAGGGGAAATGTATGAAGCTTTAGAAACTGAAGCTGAAAATCCTGAAGTTACTTTTCAACCAATGATGTGTCAGCATTGTAACCATGCTCCTTGTGAAACTGTTTGTCCTGTTGCTGCAACAACTCATGGTCGTCAAGGACAAAATCAAATGACTTACAATAGATGTGTTGGTACTAGATATTGTGCAAATAACTGTCCATATAGAGTTCGTAGATTCAACTGGTTTGAATATGCAAACAATAATCAGTTTGACTTTAACATGAACAACGAATATGGTAAGATGGTATTAAACCCAGATGTTGTAGTACGTGGTAGAGGAGTTATGGAGAAATGTTCTATGTGTATTCAAATGACACAAGCAACAATTCTTAAAGCGAAAAAAGAAGGTAGAGCAGTAAATACAGATGAGTTTGAAACAGCATGTTCATCTGCTTGTACAACTGGTTCATTAGTTTTTGGTGATGTAAATAATAAAGAAGACAAAGTAGCTGCTTTAGCAAAAGACAAAAGAGCTTACAATGTTTTAGATTACTTACAAACAAAACCGAATGTAATCTATCAAGTGAAAATAAAAAATACAAACGAAGCGTAA
- a CDS encoding cytochrome c3 family protein, producing MKSVALHSKIIKVLLKSFTIILLFSISLSSYSQEVDAARQAEGRKLFKSLCASCHKLDRKLVGPALGGVEERRENEWLLAWIKNNAELRASGDRQAIAIYEEYNGSPMTAFPQLSDDQINNILYYTTVGDPVKADVAGTAVVDATAGGSGSAPEWIIYLLAGAIIVAFLMIASLLKQVNELKGNKSENKSNLKRDLQELWEGIKGNTFLHVLTTIFVLLMGAYIVFGTLFKVGVNEGYMPLQPIAFSHKIHSGENKIECQYCHSSAKHSKHSGIPSVNVCMNCHKNIAEVAEGTVVEWDGMTYGKAELDKEIAKVYDAAGWDPDELEYTGNTKPIKWIRIHNLPDFAYFNHSQHVTVGGIECQKCHGPVETYDEMRQFSPLTMGWCINCHRETNVDLKGSEYYDNIHKELAKKYNVDKVTIAQLGGLECGKCHY from the coding sequence ATGAAAAGTGTAGCGTTACACAGTAAAATAATCAAAGTACTTCTTAAGAGTTTTACAATCATTCTGCTTTTTTCAATTAGCTTATCTTCTTATTCTCAAGAAGTTGATGCTGCTCGTCAAGCAGAAGGTAGAAAGCTTTTTAAATCCCTTTGTGCTTCTTGTCATAAATTAGATAGAAAGCTTGTTGGGCCTGCTTTAGGTGGTGTTGAAGAACGTAGAGAAAATGAATGGTTATTGGCTTGGATTAAAAATAATGCAGAGCTAAGAGCCTCAGGTGATAGACAAGCTATTGCTATTTATGAGGAATACAATGGGTCTCCAATGACCGCTTTTCCTCAATTAAGTGATGATCAAATAAACAATATTCTATATTACACAACAGTAGGTGATCCTGTAAAAGCAGATGTTGCTGGTACAGCTGTTGTAGATGCAACTGCTGGTGGTTCTGGTAGTGCACCTGAATGGATTATTTACTTATTAGCTGGTGCAATAATTGTTGCTTTCTTAATGATTGCAAGTTTGTTGAAGCAGGTAAATGAGTTAAAAGGTAATAAGTCAGAGAATAAGTCAAATCTTAAAAGAGATTTACAAGAGCTTTGGGAAGGTATTAAAGGTAATACATTTTTGCATGTTTTAACTACAATTTTTGTATTGTTAATGGGTGCTTACATTGTGTTTGGCACATTGTTTAAAGTTGGAGTTAATGAAGGTTATATGCCTCTACAACCAATTGCTTTTTCTCATAAAATTCACTCAGGAGAAAATAAAATTGAATGTCAATATTGTCATTCTTCTGCAAAACATAGTAAGCATTCAGGAATTCCTTCTGTAAATGTTTGTATGAATTGTCATAAAAACATTGCTGAAGTGGCTGAAGGTACAGTTGTTGAATGGGATGGAATGACGTATGGTAAAGCTGAGCTTGATAAAGAAATTGCAAAAGTTTACGATGCTGCTGGTTGGGATCCTGATGAGTTAGAGTATACAGGTAATACAAAACCTATTAAGTGGATTAGAATTCATAACCTACCAGATTTTGCGTACTTTAATCATTCACAACACGTAACAGTAGGTGGTATCGAATGTCAAAAATGTCATGGTCCAGTTGAGACTTATGATGAAATGCGTCAATTTTCACCTTTAACAATGGGTTGGTGTATTAATTGTCATAGAGAAACTAATGTAGATTTAAAAGGTTCAGAATACTATGATAATATCCACAAAGAATTAGCAAAGAAGTATAATGTAGATAAAGTTACTATTGCTCAGTTAGGTGGATTGGAATGTGGTAAGTGCCACTATTAA
- the ilvN gene encoding acetolactate synthase small subunit, which translates to MSTEDKQLYTVSIYTENNIGLLNRISAIFQRRHINIESLNTSPSEIEGVSKFTIVVNIDEVNIKKIIGQIEKQVEVIKAYYHNLDQIIYQISGLFKIKSELLFEEPQIQNIIKESNARIVTVNKAFFILEKSGRKEEIVQMYNQLSKFGIMQYTRSGLIAVTKEEMKISSLLESYNN; encoded by the coding sequence ATGAGTACAGAAGATAAACAGTTATATACAGTATCTATTTACACAGAAAACAATATTGGATTGTTGAATAGAATTTCTGCAATTTTTCAGAGAAGACACATCAATATAGAAAGTTTAAATACATCTCCATCAGAAATAGAAGGCGTTTCTAAATTTACCATTGTTGTAAATATTGATGAGGTAAATATTAAGAAAATTATAGGTCAAATAGAGAAACAAGTAGAAGTAATTAAGGCTTATTATCACAATTTAGATCAGATTATTTATCAAATTTCTGGATTGTTTAAAATTAAGTCTGAATTACTGTTTGAAGAGCCTCAAATACAGAATATCATCAAAGAGAGTAATGCTAGAATTGTAACTGTAAATAAAGCTTTTTTTATCCTAGAAAAATCAGGTAGAAAAGAAGAGATTGTACAAATGTACAATCAACTAAGTAAATTCGGAATTATGCAATACACGCGTTCAGGATTAATTGCAGTTACCAAAGAAGAGATGAAAATATCATCATTATTAGAATCATACAACAACTAA
- a CDS encoding SPOR domain-containing protein, producing the protein MKNSTILLLFIAFCLLGITRINAQNSTNTSNSVRKLIAKKRAFNKKYGYGYRIQLYYGNETKARSTQSKFKVLFPGVYTKLDYNQPYWKVLVGNYKTKLEADKAMMSFSEKFSGLIAIPLGK; encoded by the coding sequence ATGAAAAATAGTACAATTTTATTACTTTTTATTGCTTTTTGCCTATTAGGAATTACTAGGATAAATGCTCAAAATAGCACAAATACAAGTAATAGTGTTCGTAAATTAATAGCTAAAAAAAGAGCCTTTAATAAAAAATATGGGTATGGATATCGCATACAATTGTATTATGGAAATGAAACAAAAGCTAGAAGCACGCAAAGTAAATTTAAAGTGCTTTTTCCTGGAGTTTATACTAAATTAGACTATAACCAACCCTATTGGAAAGTATTGGTTGGTAATTATAAAACCAAACTTGAAGCTGATAAAGCTATGATGAGTTTTTCTGAAAAATTCTCTGGTTTAATAGCTATCCCTTTAGGTAAATAA
- the ilvB gene encoding biosynthetic-type acetolactate synthase large subunit, translating into METQTIKSQGKTNKATERISGSEAIVRCLIEEGVDILYGYPGGAIMPVYDELYKYQGKIHHVLTRHEQGATHSAQGYARISGKVGVAIATSGPGATNLITGIADAQIDSTPMVCITGQVASHLLGSDAFQETDIVGISTPVTKWNCQITKAEDIPIVMAKAFYIAKSGRPGPVLVDITKDAQFEEFDFAYEKCTHVRSYNPVPTTDIIKVKEAADLINAAKKPLIVWGQGVILGKAEEEFKAVVEKSGIPAAWTILGASAIPTSHPLNVGMVGMHGNYAPNVLTNECDLLIAIGMRFDDRVTGSLSTYAKQAKVIHFEIDPAEIDKNVKSDVAVLGDAKKSLEELLPFLEEKSHTDWHQKFKDLYQIEYDKVIKNDLYPTKEGLTMAEVLKEINIKSEGKAAIVTDVGQHQMIACRYADFNVSKSNITSGGLGTMGFGLPAAIGAKMAAPDREVVSISGDGGYQMTIQELGTIFQQKAAVKVVVLNNDFLGMVRQWQQLFFDKRYASTEMVNPNFVAIAEGYYIKARKVTKREELAEAVAEMMQSKEAYFLEVCVEKEDNVFPMIPTGASVSDIRLE; encoded by the coding sequence ATGGAAACACAAACCATAAAATCACAAGGTAAAACTAATAAAGCTACAGAACGTATTTCTGGTAGTGAGGCTATTGTTAGATGCTTAATCGAAGAAGGTGTTGATATTTTGTACGGATATCCAGGAGGTGCAATTATGCCTGTCTATGATGAGTTGTATAAATATCAAGGAAAAATACATCATGTTTTAACACGTCATGAGCAAGGAGCAACGCATTCTGCACAAGGTTATGCACGTATTTCTGGAAAAGTTGGTGTGGCTATAGCTACATCTGGTCCTGGAGCTACAAATTTAATTACAGGTATTGCAGATGCTCAGATAGATTCTACACCTATGGTTTGTATTACAGGTCAAGTAGCTTCTCATTTATTAGGTAGTGATGCTTTTCAAGAAACAGACATTGTAGGTATTTCTACGCCAGTAACAAAATGGAATTGCCAAATTACAAAGGCTGAAGACATTCCAATAGTTATGGCAAAAGCATTTTACATTGCTAAAAGTGGAAGACCAGGACCTGTTTTGGTAGATATTACAAAAGACGCACAGTTTGAGGAGTTTGATTTTGCCTATGAGAAATGTACGCATGTTAGAAGTTATAATCCTGTGCCTACAACAGATATTATAAAAGTTAAAGAAGCTGCAGACCTTATAAATGCAGCGAAAAAACCATTAATTGTTTGGGGTCAAGGAGTAATTTTAGGAAAAGCTGAAGAAGAGTTTAAAGCAGTTGTAGAAAAATCAGGTATACCTGCTGCTTGGACTATTTTAGGTGCTTCTGCAATACCAACTTCTCACCCTTTAAATGTAGGTATGGTTGGTATGCATGGAAATTATGCTCCAAATGTTTTAACCAATGAGTGTGATCTTTTAATTGCAATAGGAATGCGTTTTGATGATAGAGTTACAGGTAGCTTATCTACATACGCAAAACAAGCAAAAGTAATTCACTTTGAAATAGATCCTGCAGAGATTGATAAAAATGTAAAATCTGATGTTGCAGTTTTAGGTGATGCAAAAAAGAGTTTAGAAGAATTATTACCATTTTTAGAAGAAAAAAGTCATACAGATTGGCATCAGAAGTTTAAAGACTTATATCAAATAGAATACGACAAAGTAATTAAGAACGATTTATATCCTACAAAAGAAGGCCTAACTATGGCTGAAGTTTTAAAGGAAATAAATATTAAAAGTGAAGGTAAAGCTGCAATTGTTACAGATGTTGGTCAACATCAAATGATTGCATGTAGATATGCAGATTTTAATGTCTCTAAAAGTAACATTACTTCTGGAGGTTTAGGAACCATGGGCTTTGGTTTGCCAGCAGCAATTGGTGCAAAAATGGCAGCTCCAGATCGTGAAGTGGTTTCTATTTCTGGAGATGGAGGATACCAAATGACAATTCAAGAATTAGGTACCATTTTTCAGCAAAAAGCAGCTGTAAAGGTAGTGGTTTTGAACAACGATTTTTTAGGTATGGTTCGTCAATGGCAACAATTGTTTTTCGATAAAAGATATGCATCAACAGAAATGGTAAATCCGAATTTTGTTGCAATTGCTGAGGGATATTACATTAAAGCAAGAAAGGTTACAAAACGTGAAGAATTAGCTGAAGCAGTTGCAGAAATGATGCAAAGTAAAGAAGCTTATTTCTTAGAGGTTTGTGTAGAAAAAGAAGATAATGTTTTTCCAATGATACCAACAGGAGCAAGTGTTTCTGATATAAGGTTGGAGTAA